From the genome of Atribacterota bacterium, one region includes:
- the rplN gene encoding 50S ribosomal protein L14, with product MIQMQSKLVVADNSGAKKIQCIKVLGGSRKRYARIGEVIVASVKEANVVGAAKKGEVVKAVIVRTKKEIRRTDGSYIRFDDNAAVIINNQNEPIGTRIFGPVAKELREKKFMKIISLAPEVL from the coding sequence GTGATACAAATGCAGTCAAAACTTGTTGTAGCAGATAATTCTGGTGCAAAAAAAATTCAATGTATAAAAGTTCTTGGTGGTTCAAGAAAAAGATATGCCAGAATTGGAGAAGTTATTGTGGCCTCAGTTAAAGAGGCAAACGTGGTAGGTGCAGCAAAAAAAGGAGAAGTTGTTAAGGCTGTTATTGTTAGGACAAAGAAAGAAATTCGTCGTACAGATGGTTCATATATCAGATTTGATGATAATGCTGCTGTAATTATCAATAATCAAAACGAACCAATCGGTACTAGAATATTCGGACCAGTTGCGAAAGAATTAAGAGAAAAGAAATTTATGAAAATTATTTCCCTA
- the rpsQ gene encoding 30S ribosomal protein S17 — MTISTEGKSRIGIVVSNAMDKSVVVQVSYLVSHKLYKKRIRRSSKFMAHDEKNICEVGDKVKIISTRPLSKRKRWEVMEIIQKRK; from the coding sequence ATGACTATTTCGACAGAAGGTAAAAGTAGGATAGGTATTGTAGTAAGTAATGCAATGGATAAATCTGTTGTTGTTCAGGTGAGTTATCTAGTTTCTCACAAACTTTATAAGAAGAGAATCAGAAGAAGCTCAAAATTTATGGCACATGATGAAAAAAATATTTGTGAAGTTGGAGATAAGGTAAAAATAATTTCTACTAGACCACTGAGTAAAAGAAAACGATGGGAAGTAATGGAAATTATTCAAAAAAGAAAATGA
- the rpmC gene encoding 50S ribosomal protein L29, giving the protein MKANELRDLSNEELEKRLFDLKEELFSLRFQSVTGQLSNYMKIKEVKHNIARIKTVLRETYLKNKNTTKTRNIS; this is encoded by the coding sequence GTGAAAGCAAATGAATTAAGAGATCTGTCAAATGAAGAATTAGAAAAAAGATTATTTGATTTAAAAGAAGAATTATTTAGTTTACGTTTTCAATCAGTCACGGGACAATTAAGTAATTATATGAAAATAAAAGAAGTTAAACATAATATAGCTAGAATCAAAACAGTTTTAAGGGAAACTTACTTAAAAAATAAAAATACAACTAAAACTAGGAATATTTCCTAA
- the rplP gene encoding 50S ribosomal protein L16 yields MLQPTRTKFRKMQRGKMRGKAHKGHLISFGEYGLQALQSAWITSAQIEAARIAVTHAIKRGGKVWIRIFPHKSVTKTPAETRMGKGKGSPEFWVAVVKPGTVLFELGGVDEEVAREAMRLASHKLPIQTRFVMRVEQVVG; encoded by the coding sequence ATGCTTCAGCCAACTAGGACAAAATTTAGAAAAATGCAACGTGGTAAAATGAGAGGTAAAGCTCATAAAGGACATTTAATTTCTTTTGGTGAATATGGTTTGCAAGCATTACAGTCTGCCTGGATTACTAGTGCGCAAATAGAAGCAGCTAGAATTGCCGTAACACATGCAATTAAAAGAGGAGGAAAAGTTTGGATTAGAATATTCCCGCATAAATCAGTAACTAAAACTCCTGCTGAAACAAGAATGGGTAAAGGAAAAGGATCTCCAGAATTTTGGGTAGCGGTAGTAAAGCCAGGTACTGTTTTATTTGAACTTGGCGGTGTAGATGAGGAAGTAGCTAGAGAAGCTATGAGATTAGCATCACATAAATTACCTATTCAAACTAGATTTGTAATGCGAGTAGAACAGGTGGTGGGATAA
- the rpsC gene encoding 30S ribosomal protein S3 — protein MGQKVHPKGLRLGIIKDWDIKWFSQKKYSQYIYEDYKIRKYIKNTLAHAGVSMVNIERIANRIRITINCARPGIIIGRKGTEVNKLKDNLAKLVEGELQINIKEIKIPEIDAQLVAEDIANQILRRAAARRIMKQAAARAIKMRAEGIKIMISGRIGGAEIARTEWHMEGRLPLHTLRADIDFGFAEANTTYGKIGIKVWIFKGEILPKNTSSEINIKKSDEITHDKYEQDLDGESQKKDILREDENASAN, from the coding sequence TTGGGACAAAAAGTTCACCCAAAGGGTTTACGTCTAGGAATAATTAAAGATTGGGATATTAAATGGTTTAGCCAGAAGAAATACAGTCAGTATATATATGAAGATTATAAAATAAGAAAATATATCAAAAATACTTTAGCACATGCTGGTGTTTCAATGGTCAATATTGAAAGAATCGCCAATCGAATAAGAATAACAATAAATTGTGCTAGACCAGGAATAATTATTGGAAGAAAAGGTACGGAAGTGAACAAATTAAAAGATAATTTAGCAAAGTTGGTTGAAGGAGAATTGCAAATAAATATAAAAGAAATAAAAATACCAGAAATTGATGCCCAATTGGTTGCTGAAGATATAGCAAATCAAATTTTACGTAGAGCTGCAGCAAGAAGAATAATGAAACAAGCAGCTGCAAGAGCTATAAAGATGAGAGCTGAAGGAATTAAAATTATGATTTCTGGAAGAATTGGTGGAGCAGAAATAGCTAGAACTGAATGGCATATGGAAGGAAGGTTACCCTTACATACTTTGAGAGCCGATATTGATTTTGGATTTGCTGAAGCAAATACAACTTATGGAAAAATAGGAATCAAAGTATGGATATTTAAAGGAGAGATTTTGCCTAAGAATACTAGTTCAGAAATTAATATTAAAAAATCTGACGAAATTACTCACGATAAATATGAACAAGATTTAGATGGTGAATCACAAAAAAAAGATATACTTAGGGAGGACGAAAATGCTTCAGCCAACTAG
- the rplV gene encoding 50S ribosomal protein L22 — translation MGVKSVGRYLPISPRKCRRMIELIKGKDAGMALLILKYSPKRTAKMIYKVLKSAVANAENNHDKNIDRLYVYKAFVDEGPTLKRFQARAMGRAARINKRSSHITIEVEEKGVEV, via the coding sequence ATGGGTGTAAAATCTGTAGGAAGGTATCTCCCAATATCACCCAGAAAATGTCGTCGCATGATTGAACTGATTAAAGGAAAAGATGCGGGTATGGCATTATTAATTTTAAAGTATTCACCGAAAAGAACAGCTAAGATGATTTATAAAGTGCTTAAATCGGCTGTTGCGAATGCTGAAAATAATCATGATAAGAATATTGATAGACTTTATGTTTATAAAGCATTTGTTGATGAAGGACCGACTCTAAAAAGATTTCAAGCTAGAGCGATGGGAAGAGCTGCTAGAATTAATAAAAGATCAAGCCATATTACAATTGAAGTGGAAGAGAAAGGGGTTGAAGTTTAA
- the rpsS gene encoding 30S ribosomal protein S19, with product MSRSIKKGPYIDEKLLKKIRDLNRKRKKEPIKTWSRDSTIFPLMVGHTIAVHDGKKHVPVYITENMVGHKLGEFAPTRRFKGHGAHTERSTAIK from the coding sequence ATGTCGAGATCAATTAAAAAAGGTCCGTATATTGATGAAAAATTATTAAAGAAGATTAGAGACCTAAATAGAAAAAGAAAAAAAGAACCTATTAAAACGTGGTCTAGAGATTCAACCATTTTCCCTTTAATGGTTGGACACACTATTGCAGTTCACGACGGGAAAAAACATGTCCCAGTTTATATAACTGAAAATATGGTAGGACATAAATTGGGTGAGTTTGCTCCTACGAGAAGATTTAAAGGACATGGTGCGCATACTGAAAGGTCTACTGCGATTAAATAA